Proteins from a genomic interval of Heteronotia binoei isolate CCM8104 ecotype False Entrance Well chromosome 5, APGP_CSIRO_Hbin_v1, whole genome shotgun sequence:
- the LOC132572367 gene encoding zinc finger protein 22-like: protein MMSKNREENSQKAGPKTAASQSSKWGETVLICSLRRSVRQRKAQERPAQCYEGSKTWKEKIGNENTGALCGKSNRQHLGHQTHDRINLDGNLLKCLDCGKGLLNPSAFRRHKKFHTGEKPFKCSDCGKSFMESNHLIQHQRIHTGEKPYACSDCGKEFTQISHLIHHRRSHTGEKPYGCPECAKSFSFKSALVRHHRIHTGEKPYECPDCGKCFNVSSHLARHQRMHLKEATLAAVESLRGSAALVRCHRTQRLHHCTDCGKGFFCNRDLVRHQRKIHKGGGRSGKASTTNPTI, encoded by the coding sequence ATGATGAGTAAGAACAGGGAGGAGAATTCTCAGAAAGCTGGCCCCAAAACGGCAGCATCCCAGAGTTCTAAGTGGGGAGAGACCGTCCTGATTTGCTCTCTGCGCAGATCAGTGAGGCAAAGGAAGGCACAGGAGAGGCCTGCTCAATGTTATGAAGGTTCTAAGACTTGGAAGGAAAAAATTGGAAATGAAAACACAGGAGCTCTTTGTGGGAAAAGCAACCGACAACATCTGGGACACCAAACACATGATAGAATCAACTTGGATGGGAACCTTTTGAAGTGCCTTGACTGTGGGAAGGGACTTTTGAATCCATCAGCTTTCAGAAGGCATAAGAAattccacacaggagagaaacccttTAAATGCTCtgactgtgggaaaagcttcatgGAAAGCAACCACCTCAttcagcatcagagaatccatacTGGAGAGAAACCCTATGCATGCTCGGACTGTGGGAAAGAATTTACCCAGATCTCGCACTTAATTCACCACCGCAGAAGCCACACGGGAGAGAAGCCTTATGGCTGCCCCGAATGTGCAAAGAGCTTCAGTTTTAAGTCGGCTCTGGTACGGCATCATAGGATCCACACGGGAGAGAAGCCATATGAATGCCCTGATTGTGGGAAGTGCTTCAATGTCAGCTCCCACCTGGCACGTCACCAGAGGATGCATCTCAAGGAGGCAACTCTGGCGGCAGTGGAAAGCTTGAGGGGCAGTGCGGCCCTTGTTAGATGCCACAGGACACAGAGGTTGCACCACTGCACAGACTGTGggaaaggctttttctgcaataGAGATCTTGTAAGACATCAGAGAAAAATCCACAAAGGAGGAGGGAGATCTGGGAAAGCTTCAACCACAAATCCAACCATATGA